The genomic interval aacttccctcatggaacggatgtccacagtcaccacagaggggggcctgcaaacagcgcgaagacatgtggccaaaacgcaaacacttgaaacatcgcataggtggtgggatgtatggcttcacgtcacaccgatagaccataatcttgacattctcagggagggtgtccccttcaaaggccaagataaaggcaccagtgtcaacgcggttgtccttcggacccctctgaacccgccgaacaaagtgaaccccccgccggcttagattgtcccgaagttcctcatcagattgaaggaggaggtctctatggaaaattacaccttgcaccatgttcaaggactggtgtggggtaattgacacaggaatcgtaccaagatgggtacaggcacggagagctgcagactgggtagctgaagcggttttaatcaacagcgacccagaccgcatcttgctgatagagtccacctcgccaaacttgtcttcgatctgttcaacaaaaaacataggtttcgtatgagtaaaagtatccccatcagttctggcgcaaaccagatagcgagggaaaggtttcgcccccagccgacgagcctggccctcctcccaaggggtagccacggaagggaaggcggaaggggcagaggaagcagcacgtgaagaatcttttccagtcaaagagacggccggagaacggccagagttgtggactcttatgcgtttcatgagcatagtgtccgccctgataccacccactccgatcaggggctctcctcatgggcgccacccagccacagcaagggccgtctggcacggcggccattgctgggagttccgatgctccaggacgacaagcaaccactcctaggcttacatgaggaggtcacagctcaggtatcagacgtgtgatccctgtgttttcagggggctcaaccaaaagggtacatagtgaccccaccacacgggctgcctaccgtgctggctatggaccctagcgtcaaacaacgacgtaaaggaaacgatggaatcaatgatgatggcacacgccggagacactaggtaaggtgctcttccccaaatggctcacactacggaagaaaatttagtgatggaggtcaaaccccagaggggaccagagaataccaaaaggatgaaggacttacagaacaaggtcaacagaaccaggagaatagcagggccaacataaggagggacaccataagtagggacaccaagagatcgagaggagaggtcggagggaaggatgaaggacaggaaaggaggggaagggaaaggaaatgcagcccggaaaaagaaggaaggctgcaatagctcggggccccgtgctcgccacgcacgtactcacgaaaggactgcgagccccctggggggaataggcagagcgagacggaggagcacagcgagacggaggagcacagcgagacggaggagcacagcgagacggaggagcacagcgagacggaggagcagagcgagacggaggagcagagcgagacggaggagcagagcgagacggaggagcagagcgagacggaggagcagagcgagacggaggagcagagcgagacggaggagcagagcgagacggaggagcagagcgagacggaggagcagagcgagacggaggagcagagcgagacggaggagcagagcgagacggaggagcagagcgagacggaggagcagagcgagacggaggagcagagcgagacggaggagcagagcgagacggaggagcagagcgagacggaggagcagagcgagacggaggagcagagcgagacggaggagcagagcgagacggaggagcagagcgagacggaggagcagagcgagacggaggagcagagcgagacggaggagcagagcgagacggaggagcagagcgagacggaggagcagagcgagacggaggagcagagcgagacggaggagcagagcgagacggaggagcagagcgagacggaggagcagagcgagacggaggagcagagcgagacggaggagcagagcgagacggaggagcagagcgagacggaggagcagagcgagacggaggagcagagcgagacggaggagcagagcgagacggaggagcagagcgagacggaggagcagagcgagacggaggagcagagcgagacggaggagcagagcgagacggaggagcagagcgagacggaggagcagagcgagacggaggagcagagcgagacggaggagcagagcgagacggaggagcagagcgagacggaggagcagagcgagacggaggagcagagcgagacggaggagcagagcgagacggaggagcagagcgagacggaggagcagagcgagacggagaaGGCTGCACCAGGACATTAGTGTGTGGTCATAATGATCACACTGgtaacagtgcagtgttttcagaaTGTGTTGTTTTGCTGATGTTTGACAGAAGCATCTCTCTATGAATTGTGAGAAAAGGTAGTGAAGCCAGGCCCTACTCCAATGGTGTTGACAGAAAAGGAAAATTTGCTGTCTAATATGAAGTTGCattcaatgattgttcacaattcatAGAAATTTCCATCTTAGATCAGAAAGACCTTTGTAACTCAATATGCTTCATGCGTCAAGCATACCCCCAAATAGTAGCCACTCTGACCATGGGCTCTCCACAAGAgtgtcacccagccacagcaagggccatctgacaCGACGGCTGCTGCCAGGTTTTCCAATCCTCCGAGTGGGAGATAAAACACTACTTGCCATAAATGTGGAGTGAACAACTGAGGAATCaggagtgtgatccctgtgttgtcagggggctcacccatatgggtacataacagccacaTCACTCTGGTGACTGAGCAGGATGGAAGGGGGCTACAGAGGGGAAGGGCGTGggaacgaaggggggggggggggggggggaggaatccacACCACAGATGCCAGGGTGGGAGTTTTTCCTTAAGTGGCTCACActaaaaaacaggaaattttgaagtggaggtcaaacctcaagtggggacCTAAACACAAAAAGTATGAATgaacaggcaaaaggaacaaaattgtgAACAATACAGGAAAGCAGGTGGATAGCCAAGCCAATTTGAATCTGAACACTGAGAAAGGAGAAGGAGGGGGCATCGGAGAATGAGCAAGGATAGAGAGGGAGAGGAGGTTGACAAATGCAGGCAGTAAAGAAGAACTGGCTGTATTGCCCCATCTGCACCACGTGTGAAGTCACTAAACAACTGTGAGATCCCAGCGAGGGATCTGACTTAAGTGCATCAGACTGTACCATCAGGTTGCCCATCATAAAATGGCCAACATGCAAAGGTTATATAAAGCAGTGCAggcatttttgtgacatttgtgaGTCTTGTGGTAAATAATGAGGAATTATAAGACACTGCTAAAATAACCATTTTCTTAATTCAGTAATATGTACTGCTCACAATATAAACACCCATTTTCTGGTGACTAGCATTAATTTTAATCCAGCTTTTGATACGGTTTGCAATACATAGAATAACCCTAGATTGATTGTGGGAGCACATCTGGAAAACCTGTTGGTGCTTCCTTTAGTGAATGGGAATGAGGCAAGTAAACTTCATGGACTACTTCAAACAATGTTCATGTGCTGATGGCATTACAACTAATTGTATCCTTGCAAGACATAATTATATCTCATCTATTTGCAGAAAATGTTGACCAGTCTGTAGGAACAGAATTTAAATCCAACTGGAGTTTCAAAAGCTTTCTGCCATTAGGAGAGAGATATGCTTTTCTCTAAAATAAAAGCAAATCTGAAATCATGAAGGCTACAGACCAACATGGCACAGCACATATGGGAATAAACATCAGACCACCAGCAACGCCAAGCACTTTGCCCATTTGAGATGAATCTAGTCCCTGCTAGTGCTGCATTTGTAATGTGCCACTTGCCTGATACTTTGCAGAAATACAGAAAATTCAGACAAGCCATGTGCAGTGAATAAAAAACCTATTATGATGCTCAACATAGTGTTTTGCCCAATTTCCTGAAGGGTTTCCATAGAGCTTCTAGTTGCATATCTGTATCCTGTCATGCTTGTCAAAAATGacaccacacagaaataaaacacacaaaatggaacaAGGTACGATTGTCCTAGTgatataaaacacaaacacaatggtatacatcCATCAAGTACATTGTGTTATTGCTCATTTAAGTCATCCCTGGCAAAAACAATTGCTGCTTACAACAGTGGCAATATGGTTTAAAGATAGCAGTGGaacatgaaaaacttatgctctctcagttCATACTCGCAGGCACGATTTTTATCTGAAGCACgtgcacagtgcctctgacttCGCAAATGGCAAAGTATAGCACCCATTCAGGGAACAGATGGAAACATACaagaaacaaaacagtgcatctCTGTTCAAGTAGACTCGTGAATAAAtgtcttcattttaccttctgtctgTTTAATGTTGCTGGAGATAACTGACATCTCATCTCAATCCCAATGTCTCAGATTTGATGAGTATAAAAATTGTTGATCCAGAATTTTGGTCACCTTGCAAGATCAACATGGTGTTGGGAGCAGAAGTTTGTCTGTACATTCAGAAGGCAAGGACTCTCCATAGGAACTGATCATCATGCGCTTCAAAAGACAGAACTGTGTTACGTCATGTACGTCAAAGCAGTATCAATTGGTAGAACAAAAAATTTTGTCAAGGTAGCCATTCTTGTTGTGGTTCGTGAAAACTTAGGCTGTGTTTCTTGAAGACACTGAAGGACAGAAGTATCAAATCATGTCTGAGCCACAATATCTCTAATTTCAGTGCACAGCAttccactggcatcactaactacttAGACTGTTGATATTGATTCGACTGAGTGTCACAAGTGAAGATCTTTGATCGATGCACATGTGCAattgtttgtgtgtgcatgtgtgtcccaAGATGCCGCTGATACAATAATACCCTGGTTGGAATCCTGCAAGGCTctgctccttcacaactgagtcacattttgagttgttttgttatCTTTGAGTAAGTTCCTGTCCGTGTTGTTTAGAATTGTGTCTGCAATAATAATGCACCTGTGTGTGATTCAGTGGTTGATCATCTGTCAATATTATGAATTGCACTTTGTGTTCTGGGTCATGTGTCATGCAAGTGCAAGAGTATTCCATGTTTTAAGTCTCATGAAGGAAATCTACTCCAACACAACCTGTGTCAGAGGCAAAGCAATCTCTGTACATCTTTTTGCTTGAGCTAATATATCAAcacttgttgaaatatttgcttctgaataatacaaattttaaagatTGTTAATTTGTATTGCTAGCCAGTTGTGCCTGTCTttcacattttctacttcctggcccttattgtGTGAAGCTTTGTTTGTGCAGATTACTGATTCCATTGATATGTGTCAGCGGAAAATCATGATTTTCAGTTCCCTTGGCATAGAGCAGAAATATGTTTGCATTTTGCCATGGTGGCACTTCCTTCGTCATGTGGCACCCAGATTGACCGGCTGTCTACTGCCCTACTAGTCACCCCATTGTGGCTCAAGGGAAGTGAAGTTGCTCATTTGACATGTGCCATGGTGGAGTGTGATCTCTGGGGTAGGAACCAGTAGTCTGCTCTTTTTGGTGAATTTATTGAGATCAGCAGATTAAGGTATATTTACCGTGCCTGAGGTTCCTCCTCATTATACCTTTAACTACTTTATTAAACCTTGTATTTTTATTACTAATTCTCAACACATTAAGTTTTAAACCCTGTTAGCTACCAGTATAAACTGTCAATTGTTACCTGGTGAATTGTCATTACCTAACTCCACTTGGGGAATTTGGCTGCTTGTTTCTTGTTGACTCTGATAGctctctgctgtagctctcagcCTGCTCTGAATTTTGGTAGATTGTATATTTATAAAGGTCATTTTTAATGTTTGTCTGCAATGCATGGGTTACTTCTTATGGGCTTTCGTTTCTTTCTCTGAAGTGTTATACATTACTAAGCAGCCGTCCAAGAGCTACAATCAGTGTGACTTGCGAATCTTCCTGTATTTGGATGAATGTTATTCAGTTGTGTAACAGCTACAAAAGCTGCAAGTTGTTAGCTCATTTTCTGCCTGTAATTGTAGTTCATTTGACtggtaaaattttttgttgaaccTGCCCAATTGGTGTGACATTTCCttgttttgtaatctgtgtacttccaaTTGCAAGCCTTTTGAGAAATGGTACAATTGACAAAATATGGCTTCTAATTAATTAATCCTCTTCAAGTTTCAACTGTGAGTATTGTGATTTTTAAAAAGTTAGTAAAttgtaatactaataataataataataataataataataataataataataataatttcagtatataATAAAGTGTATTACATAAAGTAAGTGACAAAATATGCGATTTGACATTCCATTTCTTTTCCTTAAAGCTGTTTCAACCCAAGTTATGAGGTATCAATGTCTTTGTAacagagaagagcagcaatgtGATTCACACTTCCTGGCAAAGACAACTGAAGATTCAAAAGATagattcattgttcatcttccatttcaggaaCAGCTGAGTTTGTTATGCAATTCTTTCCACAATGAATCAaaatgcttctcttaaactgaacagaAACTAGTAAGACAATCAAAGTTTGTCGAAAGCTACACAGAGTTCATGGGGAAGTACGaagatttaagacatatggtaataGTAATCATAACAGATGCAATTTCATATTACATGCCACATCAGATATCTTTAAAAATCTAGCTTAACTACTAAAGTAAGAGTAATGTTTGATTGTCTTGCCAAATGGAATACAAATTTGTCACTTAACAGTCTTCCAATGGTAGgaacagtgtcgccctaactgccatctgcttcacgtctgctgtgcagcgagctaccttaatttaagtattaactgtatttttcttacttgtcacttcttcttcggtgtgtttttgcttttaagaagctttaattgtcgagtgctagtaatagtgttccatagatttcatgtttgttttgaatacagtcagagagagtccctttagtcagccatagtgagagtagtgctagtgtttgttttcaatacaagtcagagacaggtagtgctattttcattgtgttctacaagaagtgtctaacaatcacagtttagtcaataatcagctgaATTTAGTGAGTTAGCAGTctcgttaaaagttgattaactctcttcagtaaattgattccttaggatggatatgatgtgtgactgctgtgtacggacgcacgtggagctggccactcttcgcgaacagctgggcatgttgatggccgcagtcagccattttcaggctgctgcctctgagtgtagcggaagtggggagtctggtgcgttgcaaggtacaccccaggtgttacatgctccacccactgtccctgctgttgagacatcttcgcgggtaccgggcgcggttaggccaccctctccccaaggggcatGGCAGGTTCAGCAGCGTTCACGGCGCATGAGAcgaagggtcaatgtggaggctggccgtgtggcatcgcccgctctgcctgtgagtggacatgtggctgaaccttcagcaaggtccgagcaggcacacgggtggagggtttattagttattgggagctccaacattacgcgggtgatggagccccttagggaaatagcggaaaggttggggaagaaggccagtgttcactctgtctgcttcccgggggatctcatccgaaatgtggaggaggccctaccggcggcaatagagagcactgggtgcacccgactgctaattgttgctcatgtcggcaccaatgactccagctgtctgggttcagaggtcatcctcagttcatacaggtggttggcggagttggtgaaggcggaaagccttgctcacggggtggaatcagagttaactatttgtagtatcgttcccagaaccgatcgcgttcctctggtttggagccgagtggaaggcttaaaccagaggctcagactattctgcggagagctggggtgcaaatttctcgacctccactatcgggtgaagatatgtagggtccccatgaatatgtcaggcatgcactacactccggaagtggctacgagggtagcggagtacgtgtggagtgcacatggcgattttctaggttagagaattcccgacAAGACACCACCTGatgcgcggcaaggcaggagtaggcaaaatgcaacagggaaaaacattattaatgtgctaataggaaactgcaggagcgtctatagaaaggtcccagaactgctttcattaatgaacggtcacaatgcccatatagtactagggacagaaagtttgctgaaaccacatgtaaacagtaatgaaatactaaactcagattggaatgtataccgcagacacaggctggacagtgaagggggaggcgtgtttatagtgataagaagtgcaatagtatcgaaggaaattgacggagattcgaattgtgaaatgaactgggtgaaggtcacagttaaagcaggctcagacatggtaattggatgtctctataggcccccgggctcagcagctgttgtggctcagcacctgaagaataattcagaaaatatttcgagtagatttccccaccatgttatagtcctgggtggagattttaatttgccggatatagactgggagactcaaatgttcataacgagtggctgggacaaagaatacagtgaaattttttaaagtgctttaactGCTCCCGGTAGTTTTCaggtaaacagagaaccaacttgtggcaATAACATGTTAGAtctttggtgacaaacagacccgaagcatttgaaacagttaacgcagaacagggaatcagcgatcataaagcggtttcagcgtcgatgatttcagccgtaaatagaaatattaaaaaaggtaagaagatttttctgttcagcgaaagtgacaaaaagcagatttcagagtacctgacagctcaacacaaaagttttgactcaagtacagatagtgttgaggatcagtggacaaagttcaaaaccatcatccaAATAtgtgttacatgagtatgtgccatgcaagatcataagagatggaaaacagccacccaggtacaacaaccgagttagaaaactgctggagaagcaaagggaacttcgcagcaaacaaacatggccaaagccttccagaaaaacaaaaattacgcgaagcgaaatgtagtgtgaggagggctatgcgaggctttcaatgaattcgaaagtaaagttctatgtactgacttggcagaaaatcctaagaaattttggtcctatgtcaaagcggtaggtggatcaaaacaaaatgtccagacactctgaccaaaatggtactgaaaaagaggatgacagactaaaggctgaaatactaaatgtcttcttccaaagctgtttcacagagaaagactgcactgtacttccttctccagattgccgcacagttgacaaaatggtagatatcaaaatagatgacagagggatagagaaacaattactatcgctcaaaagaggaaaggccgttggtcctgaatggataccagttcgattttacacagagtacgcgaaggaactggccccccttattgcagcagtgtaccataggtctctagaagagtgaagcattccaaaagattggaaagggaacaggtcatcgccgttttcaagaatggacgtcgaacagatgtgtagaactatagacctatatctctaacgttgatctgttgtagaatgttggaacacttattatgttcgagtataatgactatgGAGACTAGAAaagtagtctgtaggaatcagcatgggttttgaaaaagacggtcgtgtgaaacccagctcgtgctattcatccacgagactcagagggccttagacacgggttcacaggtagatgtcttgtttcttgacttccgcaaggcgttttacacagttcctcacagtcatttcatgaacaaagtaagagcatacagtctatcagaccaattgtgtgattggattgaggagttcctagataacagcatgcaacatgtcattctcaatggagagaagtcttccgaagtaagagtgatttcaggtgttccgcaggggagtgtcataggaccgtttctattcacaatatacataaatgacctggtggatgatatctgaagttcactgaggctttttgtagatgatgctgtggtgtatcgagaggttgcaacaatggaaaattgtattgaattgcaggaggatctgcagcgaattgacgcatggtgcacagaatggcaattgaatctcaatgtagacaagtgtaatgtgctgcaaataaatagaaagatagatcccttatttagctacaaaatagcaggtcagcaactggaagcagttaattccattaattatctgttaGTATgcattaggcgtgatttaaaatggaatgatcatataaagttgatcgttggtaaagcagatgccagactgagattcattagaagaatgctaaggaaatacaatccaacaacaaagaaagtaggttacagtacacttgttcacccactgcttgaatactggtcagcagtgtgggatccacacctgatagggttgatagaagagatagagaagatccaacggacagcagcgcacttctttacaggatcatttagtaatcgcgaaagcattacagagatgatagataaactccagtggaagactctgcaggagagatgctcagtagcttggtatgggcttttgttaaagtttcgagaacataccttcaccaaagagtcaagcagtatattgctccctcctacgtgtatctcgcgaagagaccatgaggataaaatcagagagattagaacccacacagaagcataccgacaatcctctttTCTACGAACAAtatgagagtggaatagaagggagaaccgatagaggtactcagggtaccgtccaccacacaccgtcaggtggcttgcggagtatggatgtagaacaaCCACGAAATATTATTTGTACTCTGTATGATTATACTTCCACATCGAACACTTCGACTTCACAGTAGACATGGAGAACATGTATCGACAAGTTCTGGTTCTAATTGAAGATTACACTTTCCAATGAATATTGTGGAGGTGTGACAGATCTGCACCACCTCAGGAATACCAATTAAGGACCATCACATACACAATGGCTTGTGCCACCTTCCTTGCAGCACAGTGTCTGATACGATTAGCTCACGAAGAGAGTGAGCAGAGTGAGGCAGCAAAGATTCTCACTTATTTCAATATGGACCACTTTATCTCAGGTTGTGATACAGTAAGTGCTGAAATTGAGCTCCAGGAAGATCTCATGAACATATTGATCAGAAGTGGATTTTCACTATGGGAATGGTACAGAAAAAGTGCCACACTATTTAAAAGTATCCCTCAGTGGTGCAAGCGACAACTTTTTTTTCTGCTTGAAaatgatgaggatattagaacttcaggtttattctagcatccagctgatgatcattttaaaattgtaaacaatgtcaaaGCAGCACCTAATATCTACAGCTTCACAAAACACACACTACAGTGTGACACATCAAGCATTTTTAATTCCTTTAGATTAATTAGACACATTGTCATCACATTTGAGATATGTTCGCAATATCTATGGCACCATTGGTTAATGTGAATTGGGCCCTTGCCCTCAGAGTTTCACTCCTTGTGGCAGACACTATGCAGTCAAATTCATATGACAGACAGCATGCACATTGATCGTATAGTcattgcaggagggacacctatcAGCAAACAGAATGAGTACAAGATTTGGATAATCATCCAAATATTTATCATTTGATTCTATTTCGTGTATCAGAGACCTAtctgaatattactggaagcaaatcccaaaaaacaaaagtagctacaCACTTACGATAGTTGCACTATTAggcttcaccgtacctgctgatttttggtttattccttgcTACCCCATTCTTGTTCAGTCATGTGCCTAGCCCATAGATCTGTAAGCACAGTGGCAACTGTCATTGTATCAGGAGAAAAACATGAAGGTGAGCTgtcattagccagtatgaaagtattgtCTGAGGAAGTTTTTGGATTGTTCAGTATACAATTTTATTGTGATAATGGATTTGAGATAACATTCTGGTAACCAGTGTAAACGAAGTTGCATATGTTGTAGGGGCCAGGAAGGAGTGGCGTgcaaaaaacaatgagaaagaaagtggagatgaataggatacatagaTAGGAGTTGGTTAATTAAAATGATGTTGTGtagggcagcacacacaagggatgaaaacccttggctgatgaaattagtgagcaccctaggaggaggccaggaaactgtgtggtgttcattacatgccacaaaaccaaacttgtttcgctactggtgaaactcacccatgctctgccagtctcacaggtgctaccctctagtttcactcacctgagcaataggaggtggaccttgctcctcgacagggcctgattgagagaaaagaaattgcgtgttaatataaaaactactttatctgcaaaAGTAAAACAAACAGGTGATTCAATAAGAAGTTACTATATGACATGATAAAGAAAAGAATTATTCCAATC from Schistocerca gregaria isolate iqSchGreg1 chromosome 6, iqSchGreg1.2, whole genome shotgun sequence carries:
- the LOC126278719 gene encoding uncharacterized protein LOC126278719, encoding MESMMMAHAGDTRQSETEEHSETEEHSETEEHSETEEHSETEEQSETEEQSETEEQSETEEQSETEEQSETEEQSETEEQSETEEQSETEEQSETEEQSETEEQSETEEQSETEEQSETEEQSETEEQSETEEQSETEEQSETEEQSETEEQSETEEQSETEEQSETEEQSETEEQSETEEQSETEEQSETEEQSETEEQSETEEQSETEEQSETEEQSETEEQSETEEQSETEEQSETEEQSETEEQSETEEQSETEEQSETEEQSETEEQSETEEQSETEEQSETEEQSETEEQSETEEQSETEEQSETEEQSETEEQSETEEQSETEEQSETEKAAPGH